Sequence from the Streptomyces sp. NBC_00440 genome:
GAGCACCGCGTCACCGGTGTGGTCGATGACCACGAGGGCTTCGGCGAAGGCGCCCAGCTCGATGACCTGGTGGCCGTAGGCGACACCGCCGACGCCGCGCACGGCGATCCGGATCGGCTCGCTGAGCACGGTCTCCCTGGGCACCGAGACGACCGACGCCTTCTCGAAGGAGGAGTACGCCTGGGCGGCGACCCGGTCCACCGGGGTGCCGGCCTTGCCGATGCGGGCGTCGTCACGGCCGACGGTCTCGACGTGCACGCCCTCGGGGGCGGACACCTCGACCTCGACGCCGGCGCCGGTCGCGACGGCGGTGCCGTCGTGCAGGCCCCGGAGCCGCTCCAGCGGAGTGAACCGCCACTCCTCCTCGCGGCCGTGCGGGACCGGGAAGTCCGCCACGTCGAAGGACGGCGGCGCGCTCATCCGGGTGGCGACGGTGGACTCGGCAGCCACCGCGATGGACCCGGCGGTAGTGGAACCCGCAGGAATGTTCTGAGCCTCAGCCATGGCTGTCGTCGTGCTCGCTTTCTGATGGATACGGGGGTCGGGCGAGGGGCGGGCGGCTGCTAGCCGACCGATCCCTCCATCTGCAGCTCGATCAGCCGGTTGAGCTCCAGGGCGTACTCCATGGGGAGCTCCTTGGCGATCGGCTCGACGAAGCCGCGCACGATCATGGCCATCGCCTCGAACTCCGTCATACCGCGGCTCATCAGGTAGAAGAGCTGGTCGTCGGAGACCTTGGAGACGGTCGCCTCGTGGCCCATGGACACGTCGTCCTCGCGGACGTCCACATAGGGGTAGGTGTCCGAGCGGGAGACCGTGTCGACGAGCAGGGCGTCACAGAGCACGTTGGACTTGGAGCCCTCGGCGCCCTCGCCGATCTCGATCAGACCGCGGTAGGAGGTACGGCCGCCGCCTCGCGCCACCGACTTGGAGACGATGTTGGAGGAGGTGTTCGGGGCCATGTGGACCATCTTGGCGCCGGCGTCCTGGTGCTGGCCCTCGCCCGCGAAGGCGATCGACAGGGTCTCGCCCTTGGCGTGCTCGCCCATCAGGTAGACGGCCGGGTACTTCATGGTCACCTTGGAGCCGATGTTGCCGTCGACCCACTCCATGGTCGCGCCCTCGTACGCCACGGCACGCTTGGTGACGAGGTTGTAGACGTTGTTCGACCAGTTCTGGATCGTCGTGTAGCGGCAGCGGCCGCCCTTCTTCACGATGATCTCGACGACGGCGCTGTGCAGCGAGTCCGAGGAGTAGATCGGGGCTGTGCAGCCCTCGACGTAGTGGACGTAGGCGTCCTCGTCGACGATGATCAGCGTCCGCTCGAACTGGCCCATGTTCTCCGTGTTGATGCGGAAGTAGGCCTGCAGCGGGATCTCGACGTGTACGCCCTTCGGCACGTAGATGAACGAACCGCCGGACCACACGGCCGAGTTCAGCGAGGCGAACTTGTTGTCGCCGACCGGGATCACCGTGCCGAAGTACTCCTGGAAGAGCTCCGGGTGCTCCTTCAGCGCGGTGTCGGTGTCCATGAAGATGACACCCTGCGCCTCCAGCTCCTCGTTGATCTGGTGGTACACGACCTCGGACTCGTACTGGGCGGCGACACCCGCGACGAGGCGCTGCTTCTCCGCCTCCGGGATGCCGAGCTTGTCGTACGTCTTCTTGATGTCCTCCGGCAGGTCCTCCCAGGACTCCGCCTGCTTCTCGGTGGACCGTACGAAGTACTTGATGTTCTCGAAGTCGATGCCCGACAGGTCGGAGCCCCAGCTCGGCATGGGCTTCTTGCCGAAGAGCTTGAGGCCCTTGAGACGCAGCTTCAGCATCCACTCGGGCTCGTTCTTCTTCGCCGAGATGTCGCGGACGACAGCTTCGGACAGGCCGCGCTTGGCCGCGGCACCTGCCACGTCGGAGTCGGCCCAGCCGAATTCGTACGTACCCAGGCCCTCGAGTTCGGGGTGGGCAGTCTCCGTGGGGAGAGTCATGCGGGGTTCCTCCCGGCCGTGCTGGCGGATGCTGAGTCGTTTACCTGATGGGCTTGATGGGCGTTCTTGGGAATGAACGTCGTGCACACACCGTCGCCGTGGGCGATGGTGGCGAGACGCTGCACATGGGTCCCGAGCAGGCGGGAGAAGACCTCGGTCTCCGCCTCGCACAGCTGCGGGAACTGCTCGGCGACATGGGCCACCGGGCAGTGGTGCTGGCACAGCTGCTCGCCGACCGGGGCGCTTCGCGCCGTAGCAGCGTACCCGTCGGCGGTCAACGCCTTGGCCAGAGCCTCGGCGCGGTTCTCCGGCGCCGCGGCGTCGATGGCCTCGCGGTAGGCCTCCGCCTGGGTGTCGAGCCGGTCACGGGCGAACGCCATGACCTCGTCGTCACCGGAGCGCCGGGCGATCCACCGCAGCGCGTCGGCGGCGAGCTGGTCGTAGGACTGGTCGAAGGCGTCGCGGCCGCAGTCGGT
This genomic interval carries:
- a CDS encoding helix-turn-helix transcriptional regulator; this encodes MKNVGEAPVRETAQEELATGERSTRNRVARSILDHGPSTVTELAGRLGLTPAAVRRHLDALVTDDVVAAREQRVYGARTRGRPAKVFALTDCGRDAFDQSYDQLAADALRWIARRSGDDEVMAFARDRLDTQAEAYREAIDAAAPENRAEALAKALTADGYAATARSAPVGEQLCQHHCPVAHVAEQFPQLCEAETEVFSRLLGTHVQRLATIAHGDGVCTTFIPKNAHQAHQVNDSASASTAGRNPA
- the sufB gene encoding Fe-S cluster assembly protein SufB, with protein sequence MTLPTETAHPELEGLGTYEFGWADSDVAGAAAKRGLSEAVVRDISAKKNEPEWMLKLRLKGLKLFGKKPMPSWGSDLSGIDFENIKYFVRSTEKQAESWEDLPEDIKKTYDKLGIPEAEKQRLVAGVAAQYESEVVYHQINEELEAQGVIFMDTDTALKEHPELFQEYFGTVIPVGDNKFASLNSAVWSGGSFIYVPKGVHVEIPLQAYFRINTENMGQFERTLIIVDEDAYVHYVEGCTAPIYSSDSLHSAVVEIIVKKGGRCRYTTIQNWSNNVYNLVTKRAVAYEGATMEWVDGNIGSKVTMKYPAVYLMGEHAKGETLSIAFAGEGQHQDAGAKMVHMAPNTSSNIVSKSVARGGGRTSYRGLIEIGEGAEGSKSNVLCDALLVDTVSRSDTYPYVDVREDDVSMGHEATVSKVSDDQLFYLMSRGMTEFEAMAMIVRGFVEPIAKELPMEYALELNRLIELQMEGSVG